From one Streptomyces mobaraensis genomic stretch:
- a CDS encoding SigE family RNA polymerase sigma factor, with protein MTTTVCPSASTAVYPSFSSYVRARGPVLQRTARSLTANPSDAEDLLQTALTKTYLAWERIEDHRALDGYVRRALVNTRTSQWRKRKVDEYPCEELPEREAPPAADPAEAQALRDAMWRAVHRLPDRQRAMVVLRYYEDLTEAQTAELLGVSIGTVKSAVSRALGKLREDPELARAA; from the coding sequence ATGACCACGACCGTGTGCCCCAGTGCATCCACTGCCGTGTACCCGTCGTTCTCGTCGTACGTACGGGCACGCGGTCCGGTGCTGCAGCGCACCGCCCGCTCGCTGACCGCGAACCCCAGCGACGCCGAGGATCTGCTGCAGACCGCCCTCACCAAGACCTACCTGGCCTGGGAGCGGATAGAGGACCACCGGGCGCTCGACGGTTACGTCCGGCGCGCGCTGGTGAACACGCGCACCTCGCAGTGGCGCAAGCGGAAGGTCGACGAGTACCCCTGTGAGGAGCTCCCCGAGCGCGAGGCGCCGCCCGCCGCGGACCCGGCGGAGGCGCAGGCGCTGCGGGACGCGATGTGGCGCGCGGTGCACCGGCTCCCCGACCGGCAGCGGGCCATGGTCGTCCTCAGGTATTACGAGGACCTCACCGAGGCGCAGACCGCCGAGTTGCTCGGCGTCTCGATCGGCACGGTCAAGAGCGCCGTCTCGCGCGCCCTGGGCAAGCTGCGGGAGGACCCGGAGCTGGCCCGGGCGGCGTGA
- a CDS encoding MFS transporter, translating to MTATPAASAATAETTTPAPAAPTLPVSGGKGPRTGLLLTVISVCTAIMAANIYLATPLLGLIAKDFGVPSSSVGWVASVGQLGYAVGLLLFAPLGDTADRRRLVWMLSTVAAVAVAAAGLMRGTPALAAAVLVACAATVVPQLLVPLVAERAPAERRGRHVGAVVTGLFAGSVAARVLGGLAGQAYGWRPVFFGAAVLTLGIGALTAAVLPPETRPIRRSCPLKVIAGLPGLMVSSPALRAACVRQAGVFGTWSALWTTLVLLLTDEHGAYAMSTATAGLFGLFGLTSAAASPLAGTLIDRFGTHRVMATGYAAAVVSLPLFWLGGEHLWALCAGAILLHAGFTAGQVANQTRALGATSTPSAANTAYVVCSFASGAITSALAGPAFGHWGWDGVCVIAAVCAVAGWVGGALVARER from the coding sequence ATGACCGCCACACCTGCCGCATCCGCCGCAACCGCCGAGACGACTACCCCAGCCCCTGCCGCCCCCACCCTCCCCGTAAGCGGCGGGAAAGGCCCCCGGACCGGCCTCCTCCTGACCGTCATCTCCGTGTGCACGGCCATCATGGCCGCGAACATCTACCTGGCGACCCCGCTCCTCGGCCTGATCGCCAAGGACTTCGGCGTCCCCTCCTCCTCGGTGGGCTGGGTGGCGTCGGTCGGCCAACTCGGTTACGCCGTCGGCCTGCTGCTGTTCGCCCCGCTCGGCGACACCGCCGACCGGCGACGGCTGGTGTGGATGCTCTCCACCGTGGCGGCCGTGGCGGTCGCGGCGGCCGGGCTGATGCGCGGTACGCCCGCGCTGGCGGCGGCCGTCCTCGTGGCGTGCGCGGCCACGGTCGTCCCGCAGCTGCTGGTCCCCCTGGTCGCCGAGCGGGCGCCCGCCGAGCGCCGGGGACGGCACGTCGGGGCCGTGGTGACCGGCCTGTTCGCCGGCAGCGTCGCGGCCCGGGTGCTCGGCGGACTCGCCGGACAGGCCTACGGCTGGCGGCCGGTCTTCTTCGGCGCGGCCGTGCTCACCCTGGGCATCGGCGCCCTGACGGCGGCCGTGCTCCCGCCCGAGACGCGCCCCATCCGCCGGTCCTGCCCGCTCAAGGTCATCGCCGGGCTGCCGGGCCTGATGGTCTCCTCGCCGGCCCTGCGGGCGGCGTGCGTCCGGCAGGCCGGCGTGTTCGGCACCTGGAGCGCGCTGTGGACGACCCTCGTCCTGCTGCTGACGGACGAGCACGGCGCGTACGCCATGTCCACCGCGACGGCCGGTCTGTTCGGCCTCTTCGGCCTCACCTCGGCCGCGGCCTCGCCCCTCGCGGGCACCCTGATCGACCGCTTCGGCACCCACCGGGTGATGGCCACCGGCTACGCGGCGGCGGTCGTCTCGCTGCCCCTGTTCTGGCTCGGCGGCGAGCACCTGTGGGCGCTGTGCGCCGGCGCGATCCTGCTGCACGCCGGTTTCACGGCCGGCCAGGTGGCCAACCAGACCCGCGCCCTGGGCGCCACCTCGACGCCCTCCGCGGCCAACACCGCGTACGTCGTCTGCTCGTTCGCGAGCGGCGCGATCACGTCGGCGCTCGCCGGACCGGCGTTCGGGCACTGGGGCTGGGACGGCGTGTGCGTGATCGCCGCGGTCTGCGCGGTGGCGGGCTGGGTCGGCGGAGCGCTGGTGGCGCGGGAGCGCTGA
- a CDS encoding PAS domain-containing protein encodes MSSRPSRGAARLAAILDALPDALLLVNCNGTVVNANHIALETFEVPGTGLVGRGLLDLLPAFDSRRIPGSMRLPEDRTNGGRTKPTRMIARRTDGTQFPVEVTSANLPDSRTPYAEQGPYTGDELLMLVVRDLTGTLDTEAELARQQRQTEMILRAAAEGVVGVDTAGKVVLVNPSAAQILGYRASDLGGRELHPLIHHSRADGTPFPFEDSPIADTLRSGRKHRVRGQVLWAKDGRAVPVDLTTAPVRDGDQLVGAVMTFTDRRPYDALAARHAQLVAVLDGSLHGPLERLRGELGTLAADPAGQLWPEANQILHHLAAGYGRMARLVESVLAYQRLEEGEGRLERVATALDEVVAAGVEGAVELIGPGRAQFAVHAPAIEAEIDAEWFARALTHLIADVAGVDATGETAAGTAPSGDSTIVVAAAKRDTAVRIEVRGPHPGGDPVHGPIVRGIVRRHGGVLQTHDVPGSGGGKAYVLEVPVSAEAGPVIPSDRPDSPASIGSGTTIMPMPGQRSGETAAARGTVGADGSSVSAVSAASSGATGVGGAGGPAGSPGSGGPAASGGVVGAGGARGSGDSGGGVGPSGSAGAAVPAAAAGSAGDGGGSAGTEVTGNGGGATSGAPAAAHAPNSAARPIAPPHQNQQAKPGHPAPPPHASPSPHPSQPVAVAHPAYPVPQARQGSSPARDVPPVTGASGASGAPAQPGVPNAAVPLGPTPSAGDGPGGAAPHPGSVPGVPVPAQPTGRRRGPARPDEEEAAAAERVRANRHGRGADQAPAPGAGLVPPQVAAPAQPTGRRARREAAAAEPAEPAGADARRAAFALPPAEADRGPGPAAEAAAAPTGRRARRALTEAPERPIPGQADAEPDIPRAAFALPPAEADRKPAPGPGAEPVPGRPVPAQGGPLDGGPAEGRPTDPAVAGHGGPGHGGPGSHGSPGGHGGPGGHSGPGHGNAVDGAGGGVRPDASTGSDGSVPLPAGQSGAPGTTPVTAPNAAPVTARPADAAGPMGPARPVGPAASPAAPGHSGPAEAGAGPAGAGHAGAGVGAGSVGHAGHPGQPGHPAHAGPTGPTGGADRTDVAHPEAGRTAIPVDPVGPVGPVDPVGPAGHHAPVGSTGPESPVSPAGQPGSPASPPPAAPGVAGPAAPAGQDVLHARTDLDGPAEAPPTGRRRARRALAEEPGATALPGAGDVARAISVRTLGQGAPYAQQGGETPPGGTPNASGAGSGRRRKLGNPADNAGEREAQARAQAPAAAPRPGPTGGPIGPGAGTSTGPGTGTGHPGPLGLRPPAAAPEGRAFAIGAPDEGAEGPEPLDGPNGAVEINPAASVPPPVDDELPPEPLDNPRRLLVWPAPDTSTRQALTERGYRPVIVHSREEVDAQMAAYPAALFVDPLTGPITRTALQALRQAAVAAGVPVLVTAGLGQATREAAYGADPAVLLKALAPRDSEMHPARVLLVEEHEPIADALTATLERRGVQVACAATDAEAVALAQQIRPNLVVMDLMQVRRRRAGILDWLRAQGLLNRTPLVVYTSAGIDPAQLPRLASGETVLFLAERSTSAEVQSRIVDLLTKIGTSPG; translated from the coding sequence GTGAGCAGCAGGCCATCCCGAGGCGCTGCTCGCCTCGCAGCCATACTCGACGCCCTGCCCGACGCGCTGTTGCTCGTCAACTGCAACGGCACGGTCGTCAACGCCAATCACATCGCGCTGGAGACGTTCGAGGTCCCCGGCACCGGACTCGTCGGACGCGGTCTGCTCGACCTGCTGCCGGCGTTCGACTCGCGCCGCATCCCCGGCTCCATGCGCCTGCCCGAGGACCGGACGAACGGCGGGCGCACCAAGCCGACGCGCATGATCGCGCGGCGGACGGACGGCACGCAGTTCCCCGTCGAGGTCACCAGCGCCAACCTGCCCGACAGCCGCACCCCGTACGCCGAACAGGGTCCGTACACCGGCGACGAGCTGCTGATGCTCGTCGTCCGCGACCTGACCGGCACGCTCGACACCGAGGCCGAACTCGCCCGCCAGCAGCGCCAGACGGAGATGATCCTGCGCGCGGCGGCCGAGGGCGTGGTCGGCGTGGACACGGCGGGCAAGGTCGTCCTCGTCAACCCCTCCGCCGCGCAGATCCTCGGCTACCGCGCCAGCGACCTGGGCGGGCGCGAACTCCACCCGTTGATCCACCACTCGCGCGCGGACGGCACGCCGTTCCCGTTCGAGGACTCGCCGATCGCCGACACCCTGCGTTCCGGTCGCAAACACCGGGTCCGTGGGCAGGTGCTGTGGGCGAAGGACGGGCGCGCGGTGCCCGTCGACCTGACGACGGCGCCGGTGCGCGACGGCGACCAGCTGGTCGGCGCGGTGATGACGTTCACCGACCGGCGTCCGTACGACGCGCTGGCCGCGCGGCACGCCCAGTTGGTGGCTGTGCTCGATGGCTCGCTGCACGGGCCGCTGGAGCGGCTGCGGGGCGAGCTCGGCACGCTGGCCGCCGATCCGGCCGGGCAGTTGTGGCCCGAGGCCAACCAGATCCTGCACCACCTCGCCGCCGGCTACGGGCGGATGGCCCGGCTGGTCGAGAGTGTGCTCGCCTACCAGCGACTGGAGGAGGGCGAGGGGCGGCTGGAGCGGGTGGCGACCGCCCTGGACGAGGTCGTCGCCGCCGGCGTCGAGGGGGCCGTCGAGCTGATCGGCCCCGGGCGTGCGCAGTTCGCGGTGCACGCGCCGGCCATAGAGGCCGAGATCGACGCGGAGTGGTTCGCCCGGGCGCTCACCCATCTGATCGCGGACGTCGCGGGCGTGGACGCGACGGGCGAGACCGCCGCCGGCACGGCGCCGTCCGGCGACTCGACGATCGTCGTCGCGGCCGCGAAGAGGGACACGGCCGTCCGGATCGAGGTCCGCGGCCCGCACCCCGGCGGCGACCCGGTCCACGGGCCCATCGTGCGGGGCATCGTCCGGCGGCACGGCGGCGTCCTCCAGACCCACGACGTGCCGGGCAGCGGGGGCGGCAAGGCGTACGTCCTGGAGGTGCCGGTCTCGGCGGAGGCCGGGCCCGTCATCCCGTCCGACCGGCCCGACTCCCCGGCCAGCATCGGCAGCGGTACGACGATCATGCCGATGCCGGGGCAGCGGTCGGGAGAGACGGCGGCGGCTCGGGGGACGGTCGGGGCCGACGGGAGTTCTGTTTCTGCTGTTTCTGCAGCTTCTTCTGGTGCCACGGGAGTTGGCGGGGCCGGGGGCCCGGCGGGCTCTCCGGGTTCCGGAGGTCCCGCGGCTTCCGGTGGTGTTGTCGGGGCTGGGGGAGCTCGGGGTTCCGGGGACTCCGGCGGTGGGGTGGGGCCGTCGGGTTCCGCCGGAGCGGCGGTTCCCGCCGCGGCCGCCGGGAGCGCCGGGGACGGCGGGGGTTCCGCGGGCACCGAAGTCACCGGGAATGGCGGCGGTGCGACGTCCGGCGCACCGGCCGCTGCGCATGCGCCGAACTCCGCGGCACGGCCGATTGCCCCACCCCATCAGAACCAGCAGGCGAAGCCCGGCCATCCGGCTCCCCCGCCGCATGCTTCTCCTTCGCCTCATCCGTCTCAGCCGGTCGCCGTGGCTCATCCGGCCTACCCCGTTCCGCAGGCGCGGCAAGGGAGTTCGCCCGCCAGGGACGTCCCCCCGGTCACCGGTGCCTCTGGTGCCTCTGGTGCCCCCGCGCAGCCCGGCGTTCCGAACGCCGCGGTACCTCTCGGTCCCACGCCATCCGCCGGTGACGGGCCGGGGGGTGCGGCGCCGCACCCCGGTTCCGTACCCGGCGTGCCCGTGCCCGCCCAGCCGACCGGGCGCCGGCGCGGTCCGGCCCGTCCCGACGAGGAGGAGGCGGCCGCGGCCGAGCGGGTACGGGCCAACCGGCACGGCCGCGGCGCCGACCAGGCCCCCGCACCGGGTGCCGGGCTCGTGCCGCCGCAGGTGGCCGCGCCCGCGCAGCCGACCGGACGCCGCGCCCGGCGGGAGGCCGCCGCGGCCGAACCGGCGGAGCCGGCGGGCGCGGACGCCCGGCGCGCGGCGTTCGCGCTGCCGCCCGCCGAGGCGGACCGCGGACCCGGCCCGGCCGCCGAGGCCGCCGCCGCGCCCACCGGGCGCCGCGCCCGGCGCGCTCTCACCGAGGCGCCCGAGCGGCCCATCCCGGGCCAGGCCGACGCCGAACCCGACATTCCGCGCGCCGCGTTCGCGCTGCCGCCGGCCGAAGCCGACCGCAAGCCGGCGCCCGGCCCGGGTGCCGAACCCGTCCCGGGCCGTCCGGTGCCGGCCCAGGGCGGGCCGCTCGACGGCGGGCCCGCGGAGGGCCGGCCGACGGACCCGGCGGTGGCCGGGCATGGTGGCCCCGGTCACGGGGGTCCTGGTAGTCACGGCAGTCCCGGTGGCCACGGCGGTCCCGGTGGTCACAGCGGTCCCGGTCATGGCAACGCGGTAGACGGCGCAGGGGGCGGGGTCCGGCCCGACGCTTCGACCGGCTCCGACGGCTCCGTGCCGCTGCCGGCCGGGCAGTCCGGTGCGCCCGGCACCACACCCGTCACCGCGCCCAACGCCGCGCCCGTCACCGCGCGGCCTGCGGACGCCGCCGGGCCGATGGGCCCCGCCCGGCCCGTCGGGCCCGCCGCCTCGCCCGCCGCGCCGGGGCACTCCGGCCCGGCCGAGGCCGGTGCGGGGCCCGCGGGTGCGGGACATGCCGGGGCCGGGGTAGGGGCCGGCTCTGTCGGTCATGCCGGGCACCCTGGACAGCCCGGACATCCCGCCCACGCCGGCCCCACCGGCCCCACCGGGGGCGCCGACCGCACCGACGTCGCGCATCCCGAAGCAGGCCGGACGGCCATCCCCGTCGACCCCGTCGGCCCCGTCGGTCCCGTCGACCCTGTCGGCCCCGCTGGTCACCACGCCCCCGTCGGCTCCACAGGTCCCGAGAGTCCCGTCAGCCCGGCGGGTCAGCCCGGTTCTCCGGCGTCTCCGCCGCCGGCCGCGCCCGGGGTCGCCGGTCCCGCCGCGCCGGCCGGTCAGGACGTTCTCCACGCCCGTACGGATCTCGACGGTCCGGCTGAGGCGCCGCCCACCGGGCGCCGGCGTGCGCGCCGGGCGCTCGCCGAGGAACCGGGCGCGACGGCGCTGCCGGGCGCCGGCGACGTCGCCCGCGCCATCAGCGTGCGCACGCTCGGGCAGGGCGCGCCCTACGCCCAGCAGGGCGGGGAGACCCCGCCCGGCGGCACCCCGAACGCGTCGGGAGCCGGTTCCGGGCGGCGGCGCAAACTGGGCAATCCGGCCGACAACGCCGGTGAGCGGGAAGCCCAGGCCCGGGCGCAGGCGCCCGCCGCCGCGCCGCGCCCCGGCCCGACGGGCGGCCCGATCGGTCCCGGCGCCGGCACCAGCACCGGTCCCGGAACCGGCACCGGCCACCCGGGTCCTCTCGGCCTCCGCCCGCCCGCCGCCGCGCCGGAGGGCCGCGCCTTCGCCATTGGGGCGCCGGACGAGGGCGCCGAGGGCCCGGAGCCGCTGGACGGCCCCAACGGCGCCGTGGAGATCAACCCCGCTGCGTCCGTACCGCCGCCCGTGGACGACGAGTTGCCGCCCGAGCCGCTCGACAACCCGCGCCGCCTCCTCGTCTGGCCGGCCCCGGACACGTCCACCCGGCAGGCCCTGACCGAACGCGGCTACCGCCCGGTGATCGTGCACTCGCGCGAGGAGGTCGACGCGCAGATGGCGGCGTATCCGGCCGCGCTGTTCGTCGATCCGCTCACCGGGCCGATCACCCGTACCGCCCTCCAGGCGCTGCGTCAGGCGGCGGTGGCCGCCGGCGTTCCCGTCCTGGTGACGGCCGGTCTCGGGCAGGCCACGCGGGAGGCGGCGTACGGCGCCGACCCGGCCGTCCTCCTCAAGGCGCTGGCGCCGCGCGACAGCGAGATGCACCCGGCCCGCGTGCTGCTCGTCGAGGAGCACGAACCGATCGCCGACGCGCTCACGGCGACGCTGGAGCGGCGCGGCGTGCAGGTGGCCTGCGCGGCCACGGACGCGGAGGCCGTGGCGCTGGCCCAGCAGATCCGTCCCAACCTGGTGGTGATGGACCTGATGCAGGTACGGCGCCGCCGGGCCGGGATCCTGGACTGGCTGCGGGCGCAGGGGCTCCTGAACCGGACGCCCCTGGTCGTCTACACCTCGGCCGGGATCGACCCGGCCCAGCTCCCCCGGCTGGCCTCCGGCGAGACCGTTCTCTTCCTCGCCGAGCGTTCGACCAGCGCCGAGGTGCAGAGCCGGATCGTCGACCTCCTCACGAAGATCGGCACCAGCCCGGGGTGA
- a CDS encoding TetR/AcrR family transcriptional regulator has translation MAGVRDPEATKARIFEAATAEFAAYGIAGARVDRIAREAKANKQLIYAYFGNKAELFSQVLEARLTQLAAEVPVDAEEVDTWIDRLMDYHAAHPELIRLIYWEGLEYGTDSFPHEDERKQHYDRKVAVFAEAQRKGVISSEIPPADLLFMLIALVSWSTVQPQMRRVLTGDTDEDRARLRASVRAAARRIVS, from the coding sequence ATGGCAGGAGTAAGGGACCCCGAGGCCACCAAGGCCCGCATCTTCGAGGCGGCCACCGCCGAGTTCGCCGCGTACGGCATCGCCGGCGCCCGGGTGGACCGCATCGCCCGCGAGGCCAAGGCCAACAAACAGCTCATCTACGCCTATTTCGGCAACAAGGCGGAGCTGTTCTCACAGGTCCTGGAGGCCCGGCTGACCCAGCTCGCCGCCGAAGTCCCCGTGGACGCCGAGGAGGTCGACACCTGGATCGACCGCCTGATGGACTACCACGCCGCCCACCCCGAGCTCATCCGCCTCATCTACTGGGAGGGCCTGGAGTACGGCACCGACAGCTTCCCGCACGAGGACGAGCGCAAACAGCACTACGACCGCAAGGTCGCCGTCTTCGCCGAGGCCCAGCGCAAGGGTGTCATCAGCTCCGAGATCCCGCCCGCCGACCTGCTGTTCATGCTGATCGCCCTGGTCTCCTGGTCCACCGTCCAGCCGCAGATGCGCCGCGTCCTGACCGGTGACACGGACGAGGACCGCGCCCGCCTCCGCGCGTCGGTACGGGCCGCCGCGCGGCGCATCGTGAGCTGA
- a CDS encoding long-chain fatty acid--CoA ligase, whose protein sequence is MQSTMQDVPLTVTRMLVHGTVIHARAQITTWTGDGTPRRRSFAEAGARATRLAHALRGLGVAEDDVVGTLMWNNAEHVEAYFAIPAMGAVLHTLNLRLPPEQLTWIIRHAADRVVIVDGSLLPLLAPLLPQLDCVEHVIVSGPGDRSVLAGCRPRVHDYEELLAAQTADAYAWPELDERRAAALCYTSGTTGDPKGVVYSHRSLYLHSMEINSAATFGLKQGETCLPVVPMFHVNAWGLPHAAFMAGTSLLLPDRFLQPGPLAEMIERERPTLTAGVPTIWQGLLAELDARPRDTSSLGAVISGGAPCPPSLMKAFEERHGLRVVQAWGMTETSPLGSIAHPPAGLTPEEEWPYRVTQGRLPVSVEARLAGPDGGFLPWDGTSAGELEIRGAYIAGAYHGGADGEPIRPDDKFSPDGWLRTGDVGTITPDGYLTLTDRVKDVIKSGGEWISSVELENHLMAHPEVAEAAVVAVPDEKWGERPLAAVVLRDGCSAGHEVLRAFLGERVARWQLPERWVRVSSVPKTTVGKFDKKALRREYAEGKLEVTVLPPVRAGE, encoded by the coding sequence GTGCAGAGCACGATGCAGGACGTACCGCTGACCGTCACCCGGATGCTGGTCCACGGGACCGTGATCCACGCGCGTGCGCAGATCACGACCTGGACGGGGGATGGCACACCGCGCCGGCGGAGCTTCGCGGAGGCCGGGGCGCGGGCGACGCGGCTCGCGCACGCGCTGCGGGGGCTGGGCGTCGCCGAGGACGACGTCGTCGGGACGCTGATGTGGAACAACGCCGAGCACGTCGAGGCGTACTTCGCGATCCCCGCCATGGGCGCCGTGCTGCACACGCTCAACCTGCGGCTGCCGCCCGAGCAGCTGACCTGGATCATCCGGCACGCGGCGGACCGCGTGGTGATCGTCGACGGTTCGCTGCTGCCCCTGCTGGCACCGCTCCTGCCGCAGCTCGACTGCGTGGAGCACGTGATCGTCTCCGGCCCCGGCGACCGCTCCGTCCTCGCGGGCTGCCGCCCCCGCGTGCACGACTACGAGGAACTCCTCGCCGCGCAGACCGCCGACGCCTACGCATGGCCCGAGCTGGACGAACGCCGGGCCGCCGCGCTCTGCTACACCTCCGGGACGACGGGCGACCCCAAGGGCGTGGTCTACAGCCACCGGTCGCTCTACCTGCACTCCATGGAGATCAACTCGGCCGCGACGTTCGGGCTGAAGCAGGGGGAGACCTGCCTTCCGGTCGTCCCCATGTTCCATGTGAACGCTTGGGGGTTGCCGCACGCCGCCTTCATGGCGGGTACGTCGCTGCTGCTGCCCGACCGTTTCCTCCAGCCCGGCCCGCTCGCCGAGATGATCGAGCGCGAGCGGCCGACCCTGACCGCCGGGGTGCCGACCATATGGCAGGGCCTGCTGGCCGAACTCGACGCCCGCCCGCGGGACACGTCCTCCCTGGGGGCCGTGATCAGCGGTGGCGCGCCCTGTCCGCCGTCCCTGATGAAGGCGTTCGAGGAGCGGCACGGGTTGCGGGTGGTGCAGGCGTGGGGGATGACGGAGACGTCGCCCCTCGGCTCGATCGCCCACCCGCCGGCCGGGCTCACGCCCGAGGAGGAGTGGCCGTACCGCGTCACCCAGGGCCGCCTCCCGGTTTCGGTCGAGGCGCGGCTCGCCGGTCCGGATGGCGGCTTCCTCCCGTGGGACGGCACGTCGGCCGGTGAACTGGAGATCCGCGGGGCGTATATCGCCGGGGCGTACCACGGGGGCGCGGACGGCGAACCGATCCGCCCGGACGACAAGTTCAGCCCCGACGGCTGGCTGCGCACCGGCGACGTCGGCACGATCACCCCGGACGGCTATCTGACCCTCACCGACCGGGTGAAGGACGTCATCAAGTCGGGCGGCGAGTGGATCTCCTCCGTCGAGCTGGAGAACCACCTCATGGCCCACCCGGAGGTCGCCGAGGCGGCCGTCGTGGCGGTCCCCGACGAGAAGTGGGGCGAACGGCCGCTCGCCGCGGTGGTGCTGCGCGACGGCTGTTCGGCGGGGCACGAGGTGCTCCGCGCGTTCCTCGGGGAGCGTGTGGCGCGCTGGCAGCTGCCGGAACGGTGGGTGCGGGTGTCGTCCGTCCCGAAGACGACGGTGGGGAAGTTCGACAAGAAGGCGCTGCGGCGGGAGTACGCGGAGGGGAAGCTGGAGGTGACGGTGCTGCCGCCGGTGCGGGCGGGGGAGTGA